One Dictyostelium discoideum AX4 chromosome 3 chromosome, whole genome shotgun sequence genomic region harbors:
- the racQ gene encoding Rho GTPase encodes MEENKIKVVLVKHLYCIQKGRGTFETYNPTLFEDHIKINKDGKEYNLDCWDISSGAEDYSRLRPLLYPNTNVFFICFSISSRDSFNKCTWWAKDLTEYCPDVPKILVGTKIDLRDDNDPNKSDFVKYKEGIKMKDKINASTYIECSSLLNKGVNDLFDTISIFSDNRIQSNCNNKNHKENKCIIC; translated from the exons atggaagaaaataaaattaaagtggTATTGGTAAAACATCTTTATTGTATACAAAAAGGTAGAGGTACTTTTGAAACATACAATCCTACCTTATTTGAAGatcatataaaaataaacaaagatGGTAAAGAATATAATTTAGATTGTTGGGATATTAGCAGTGGTGCTGAGGATTATTCTCGTTTGA gACCACTTTTATATCCAAATACaaatgtattttttatttgtttttcaatatcttcaaGAGActcatttaataaatgcaCATGG tggGCCAAAGATTTAACTGAATATTGTCCTGACGTACCAAAGATATTGGTAGGAACTAAAATAGATTTAAGGGATGATAATGATCCAAATAAATCtgattttgtaaaatatAAAGAAGGTATAAAGATGAAGGATAAAATTAATGCATCTACATACATAGAATGTTcgtcattattaaataaaggtgtaaatgatttatttgatacAATTTCAATCTTTAGTGACAATAGAATACAAagtaattgtaataataaaaatcataaagaaaataaatgcattatttgttaa
- the racN gene encoding Rho GTPase has product MKEKIIKAVVLGDVTIGKTSLLVTKKIGFPLEYIPTIFDNHYFEIKINDQIMRIGCWDTGGGEEYPRPLSYPQTNLFLILFSISSRNSFNNCETYWLPEVTKFLPSVPIILVGTKTDLRNCDDYKDKSTFVTYEEGLEMKDKINASAYLECSSLLNKGVDDLFDTMAIIGNNDLKSIIPNQLLRDHYNQSQRSEIYEAQRNNYENNNNNNNNNNKCIIC; this is encoded by the exons atgaaagagaaaattattaaagcTGTGGTTCTTGGTGATGTAACAATTGGTAAAACATCATTATTagttacaaaaaaaattggatttcCATTGGAATATATACCCACAATATTTGATAATCACTATTtcgaaataaaaataaatgaccAAATTATGAGAATTGGTTGTTGGGATACTGGTGGTGGTGAGGAATATCCTC gaCCATTATCATATCCAcaaacaaatttatttttaattttattttcaatatcttcaagaaattcatttaataattgtgaaACATAT tggTTACCTGAAGTGACAAAATTTTTACCAAGTGTACCAATAATATTAGTTGGCACAAAAACGGATTTAAGAAATTGTGATGATTATAAAGATAAATCAACATTTGTAACATATGAAGAAGGATTGGAGATGAAGGATAAAATTAATGCATCTGCATACCTAGAATgctcatcattattaaataaaggtGTAGATGATTTGTTCGATACAATGGCAAtcattggtaataatgacctaaaatcaataattccAAATCAATTACTTAGAGATCATTATAACCAATCACAAAGGAGTGAAATTTATGAAGCtcaaagaaataattatgaaaataataacaataataataataataataataaatgtataatttgttaa